One part of the Rutidosis leptorrhynchoides isolate AG116_Rl617_1_P2 chromosome 1, CSIRO_AGI_Rlap_v1, whole genome shotgun sequence genome encodes these proteins:
- the LOC139877121 gene encoding uncharacterized protein, which produces MTVFKTFGKVGSTLYSEKEEKMANLFLKQAKQYLATRPGYPPQLFDFIASKTPTHDVVWDVGTGSGQAAISLASIYKSVIGTDTSNKQLELAPKLPNIRYECTSANISMTDLKDKIGPESSVDLVTVAQALHWFDHDTFYDQVKWILKKPNGVIAAWCYTTPEIDDQFDPVFQKFYSESKPYWDSLRGLVDDKYKSVKFPFEPVDGCDHTGPFEFRSEKLMSLDEFFTYVKSWSAYQTAKEKGVELLNDGVIEEFTKAWNEDENGQKSVTYLVYLRIGKVGDLVK; this is translated from the exons ATGACAGTATTTAAAACTTTTGGCAAAGTTGGGTCAACTTTGTACTCTGAGAAAGAGGAGAAAATGGCGAATCTGTTTTTGAAACAAGCGAAACAATATTTGGCTACTCGACCAGGTTATCCACCACAACTCTTTGATTTCATCGCCTCCAAAACGCCTACGCACGACGTCGTTTGGGATGTTGGCACCGGCAGCGGTCAGGCTGCTATCTCC CTTGCTAGCATATACAAGAGTGTAATTGGCACGGATACAAGCAACAAACAACTCGAACTCGCACCAAAACTCCCCAACATTCGCTACGAATGTACTTCTGCCAACATTTCCATGACCGATTTGAAAGACAAAATCGGCCCAGAATCTAGCGTCGATTTAGTTACAGTAGCTCAAGCACTCCACTGGTTTGATCACGATACCTTTTACGATCAAGTCAAATGGATTCTCAAGAAACCAAATGGTGTAATCGCAGCATGGTGTTACACTACCCCTGAAATCGATGATCAATTCGATCCAGTGTTCCAGAAATTTTACTCTGAGTCGAAACCATATTGGGACTCGTTACGTGGGTTGGTGGATGATAAGTATAAGAGTGTTAAGTTTCCGTTTGAACCTGTGGATGGATGTGATCACACTGGCCCGTTTGAGTTTCGAAGTGAGAAGTTGATGAGTTTGGATGAGTTCTTTACGTATGTTAAGTCATGGTCGGCTTATCAGACGGCTAAAGAGAAAGGTGTCGAGTTACTGAACGATGGTGTGATCGAGGAGTTTACGAAGGCTTGGAATGAAGACGAGAATGGGCAAAAGAGCGTTACGTATCTGGTTTATCTGAGGATTGGTAAAGTGGGAGATTTGGTTAAATAG
- the LOC139877130 gene encoding mitochondrial fission 1 protein A-like translates to MNNFMESVSSFFSGGDQLPWCSREIIAGCEKEVAEAANDASEEAKSESIMRLSWALVHSRQPDDVQRGIAMLEASMVNTNSPLQKREKLYLLGVGYYRSGDFSKSRMFLEQCLQIAPDWRQALSLKKAIEERITKDGVIGIGITATAVGLIAGGIAAALIRKN, encoded by the exons ATGAACAATTTCATGGAATCGGTGAGCTCCTTCTTCTCCGGCGGAGATCAGCTCCCATGGTGCTCTCGCGAGATCATTGCG GGCTGTGAGAAAGAAGTTGCTGAGGCCGCAAATGATGCCTCTGAAGAGGCAAAAAGCGAAAGCATCATGCGATTATCTTGGGCTTTGGTTCATTCTAGGCAACCAGATGATGTGCAGCGTGGAATAGCTATGCTTGAAG CTTCAATGGTCAACACCAACAGCCCTTTGCAAAAAAGAGAGAAACTTTATCTACTTGGTGTTGGATACTACCGCAGTGGTGACTTCTCAAAGAGTAGGATGTTTCTCGAACAATGTTTACAG ATTGCACCAGATTGGAGGCAAGCTTTGTCACTCAAGAAAGCGATTGAAGAACGCATAACTAAAG ATGGTGTGATTGGAATTGGCATTACTGCTACTGCTGTTGGACTTATAGCTGGTGGAATTGCTGCAGCATTGATCCGGAAGAATTAG
- the LOC139877141 gene encoding AUGMIN subunit 1-like: MSDTLDLSSNESSLLLLLSKSSSGSFDTNRIGEVKSWLSSQFDAAGKDHVPDFEYTPRNISHLHNLATISQAKTQAASIIANDFRLKASEYRSQAARIREILENVGLAQEGLPANVVSSSQVLANVANLLNIRDTELSSFLVAMGDVSLRKTGVEDKRAKVQKESKILLDYTRKAIARLTYLKRTLAQLEDDVAPCESQMESWKTNLAIMISKERQYLQQYSNYKAMLNRVGYTPEISHGMLVEMEEHRKELDKKTKPILDTLRSYQDLPPDKALAALAIEDKKRQYNAAEKYLEDVLQSALATSDDV; the protein is encoded by the exons ATGAGCGATACACTTGATCTGTCATCAAacgaatcatcattattattattattatcaaaatcaagCAGTGGATCTTTCGATACAAATCGAATTGGTGAAGTGAAATCATGGCTGTCTTCTCAATTCGATGCTGCTGGTAAAGATCATGTTCCTGATTTTGAATATACACCTCGTAACATTTCTCATTTACATAATTTAGCCACTATTTCTCAAGCCAAAACACAAGCTGCTTCCATCATTGCAAATGATTTTCGACTTAAAGCTTCCGAATATCGCTCTCAAG CTGCAAGGATTAGAGAGATTTTAGAGAATGTGGGGTTAGCACAAGAAGGTTTGCCAGCAAATGTTGTTTCGTCGTCACAGGTTTTGGCTAATGTGGCGAATTTGTTGAATATTAGGGACACTGAGCTGAGTAG TTTTCTTGTGGCTATGGGAGACGTTTCACTAAGAAAGACGGGAGTAGAGGATAAGAGAGCTAAAGTGCAGAAAGAATCCAAGATTCTTCTTGATTACACTCGGAAGGCCATAGCAAGATTGACTTATTTGAAAAG AACGCTTGCTCAACTTGAAGATGATGTAGCTCCTTGTGAGTCACAAATGGAGAGTTGGAAAACAAACCTGGCAATCATGATTTCAAAAGAGAGACAATACCTTCAACAATACTCCAATTACAAG GCAATGCTTAATCGTGTGGGGTATACTCCCGAGATCAGTCATGGGATGTTGGTGGAAATGGAAGAGCATAGGAAAGAATTAGACAAGAAGACAAAGCCCATCCTTGATACTTTGAGAAGCTATCAGGACCTTCCCCCT GATAAAGCTCTTGCTGCACTTGCAATTGAGGACAAGAAAAGGCAGTATAATGCTGCTGAGAAGTATCTTGAAGATGTATTGCAATCAGCTCTTGCTACCTCAGATGATGTATAG